One Hevea brasiliensis isolate MT/VB/25A 57/8 chromosome 5, ASM3005281v1, whole genome shotgun sequence genomic region harbors:
- the LOC110632003 gene encoding transcription repressor OFP6 gives MFSNKKRPIRSSVSVSLCCSSCKKPNLSNIFHPKPRPRKPTTNSYHKSYNHEVYYSSSTSSKTNPTSSDYDTTTSFSANTPPQSSWDTNSSKKCSRTVRGVGRVGGESLAVEKESDDPYLDFRQSMLQMILEKEIYSKDDLRELLNCFLQLNSPYHHGIIVRAFTEIWDSVYSVRSSAGAGGGGGGGGSSQSQQKLHYNYYYYGHGC, from the coding sequence ATGTTCTCTAACAAGAAAAGGCCAATTCGCAGCTCAGTCTCAGTCAGCTTATGCTGTAGCAGCTGCAAGAAACCAAACCTCTCCAATATTTTCCATCCCAAGCCAAGACCCAGAAAACCCACCACCAATTCCTACCATAAAAGCTATAACCATGAAGTCTACTATTCCTCTTCCACCTCCTCAAAAACCAACCCTACTTCCTCGGACTACGACACTACCACCTCATTCTCTGCCAACACGCCACCGCAGTCCTCATGGGACACAAACAGCAGCAAGAAATGCTCGAGAACGGTTCGAGGAGTGGGGCGGGTCGGCGGCGAGAGTTTGGCAGTGGAAAAAGAGTCGGATGACCCATATCTGGATTTTCGTCAGTCAATGCTTCAAATGATATTGGAAAAAGAAATATACTCAAAAGACGATCTTCGAGAGCTTCTTAACTGCTTCTTGCAGCTAAACTCGCCTTATCACCATGGGATTATCGTTAGAGCTTTTACTGAGATCTGGGACAGTGTCTACTCCGTGAGATCGTCAGCTGGTgcgggtggtggtggtggtggtggtggctccTCCCAGTCCCAGCAGAAGCTGCATTACAATTATTACTATTACGGTCATGGCTGCTAG